The window GGGGGAACATCGACGTCCGGATGGCGGGCTCCTCGCACGAGGTGGTCCTCGAAGGCCGCCGGGGCGACCGGCCGCGGCTCGACAGCGTGCTGACCGACGGGCGATGGACCCGGGCCCCCGGCGAGATCGTCGCCGGGTCCGCCTTCCTGCGCCAGAACGGGCTGCGCGTCGGCGACCACATCCGCCTCGAAAAGGGCGGCCGGAGCGAGAAGTTGCGTGTCGTCGGGGAGGTGATGGAGAGCAACTCCCGGAGGGTCATAGCCGAGTGGCCGACGTTCACGGCGCTGGCACCCGGCGAGGAGCCCATCGCCTACCACGTGAAACTCCGCGAGGGAGCCGACCCGGAGGCCTACGCACGCGCCGCGCGTGCGGCCGACCCAGGTGTCTCCCCGTCCCCGACCGGCTCCAACTCCGTCACCCAGACCATCGTCGGCTCCGCCACCGCGCTCACCCTGATGCTCGCCCTCGTCGCCGGCCTCGGTGTCTTCAACACGGTCGTCCTCAACACCCGTGACCGGCGCCGGGACTTGGGCATGCTGAAGTCCATCGGCATGACCCCGGCCCAGGTCACGGTGATGACGGTGACCTCGATGGCGGTGCTCGGAGCGCTCGGCTCCCTGCTCGGGCTCCCGCTCGGGATCGCCGGGTACGACCTGGTCGTACCGCGGATGGCGGACGCGGTCGACATCACCCTGCCCACGTACATGACGGACGTCTGGCAGGCCCCGGCGCTGGCCGGCCTCGCCCTCGCCGGGATCGCCATCGCGGTGCTGGGCGCGCTCGTCCCGGCCCGGCGGGCGGCGAGGCTGACCGTCGCGGAGGTACTGCGCAACGAGTGAGAGGCCGGAGCCCTACGTCAGCCGATCGGCGCGTACAGCACGCCCAGCTTGTCGATCTCGGCGCCCGACCGCCCCGTGAAGCCGACGATCTGCCAGCCCGAGGGTGCGGTGAAGGTCTTCGCGTCGGAGGTCGCCGTACCGGCCGACAGGCTCCGGCCCTTGTCCGTGGTGAAGGCCGCGGAGAAGATCCGGGTACGGCCGTCCTTCTGACCCTGCGTCAGCTTCACCGAGGTGAGGTGCTCGCCGGAGGCCAGGGTCAGGGAGGTCGCGGTGCCGCCCGTGCCGCCGTGGGTCAGGGCCGTACCGCCGTCGTGCGTGAGCGATACGGCGTCCAGGCGGGAGGCGCCGCGCAGAGTGAGCGTACGGGGGGAGTCGGTGGCCGGCAGATCGTCGGCGTCGTTGAACGCCGTGCCGTGCGGGCCGCCGAAGAAGTCGCTCGCCTTGAGGGACGAGTTGAGGGTGTACGAGAAGCCGACCGTGTGCGGGAAGTGGTCGGAGAGGTGCTTGCCGTCGGAGCGTAGGAAGGACGCCCACTCGTTGTTGTACCGGGTGGCGTTCAGGGACATGAGGTCGCTGCCCCGGTAGAGGACCTTGTCGACCACCTCGCAGTCGTTCGTCGGCGCCGCCGAGTCGCAGACCAGGGCGTCACTGCCCTGCGCGGGCGCGGTACCGCCCTTGATCAGGTCGACCCACGGGTCCTTCAGGCCGTTCTCCGACAGCAGCGTGCGGATGTTGTCGCCCGCGCGCGTGTATCGGGTGTTGGTGTCGCCCATGACGATCACTGCGTTGCCGGAGGAGTTGGCCTGGATGAAGTCCGAGAGCTGCTCGATGTTGGCGCGGCGGGCGGCGAGGGCGGCGTCGTCGGAGTCGGCGTTGGTGTGGACGTTGTAGAGGTCCACGAAGACGCCCTCGGCGATCCGCACCCGGGCCAGCGTGAAGCCCTTCGGGGTCAGGCAGTTGGTGCCGGTGCAGTTGTTCCACTTCACCCGCTCGAAGTCCTCGAAGGAGTGGTCCGAGAGGGTGTTCAGGCCGTCGCCGATGGCCGCTCCGCCGCTGGTCGCGGTGCGGTACGGGTGGGTGTCGTTGGCGTACAGGGAGGCGTGGTAGTTGAAGTCCTCCTGCACGTTCACGATGTCGTACGGGCCGAGGCGCTGCCCGATCAGCGGGGTGTTCGTCTCCGGGTCGCTGTCGCCGAGGCCGAGGGGCAGGCCCGCGATGTTGTAGGTGAGCACGTCGAAGGAGCCGGAGGTGGCGGCCGTCGCGGGGGCGGCGCCGGTGGTGGCGATGCCGGTGAGGGCCAGCGCGGCGGCCGCGAGGGTGCCGAGGACTCGTCTCATGGTGGGGGTGTCTCCGTCGGGTGGGGGAGCGGGTGTCTACCCAAGGTGAAGGTGAACGGAGCTCAGGTTCGGTGTCAACTGGTGTGACGTGCAAGGTCGGTTGGGGAAACTGTGAGGGGTGTGGCGTTCCGCCGTGTGGGGGGCATCGGCCGTCCATGCATCGCTTGTTCAACGTTCATGTTTCACCTCGATCCTCCACACGCGGCGTGGTCTCGCCGCGGAAGGCAGCCGCAGAAGGCAGCGGCAACCGGGAGGGCGTCATGGGACACGGGCATCACCATCACCACGGACACGACCACGACCACAGCCACGCGGAGGGGACGGCGCTGCCCGCCGCCTTCGACGTCAACGTCCCCGACGAGGCGCTCACCCCCGAGCAGCAGTCGCGCCGCTCGCTGCTGCGCCGTGCGGGCCTGCTCGGCGCGGGTCTGGCCGCCGGCAGCGTCCTCGCCTCCCAGGCGACGCCCGCCGCGGCCGCCGCGGCCTCGGCCCCCGCGGGCCGTAGAACGAACGGCTTCCTGTGGCTGGCCGGTGACCACCACATCCACACCCAGTACAGCAGCGACGGCAAGTACCGGGTCGTCGACCAGGTCCGCCAGGGCGCCAAGCACGGCATGGACTGGCTGGTCATCACCGACCACGGCAGCACCACCCACGCCAAGATCGGCGTCGAGAAGGTCAACCCGGACATCAAGGAGGCGCGGGCCGCCTACGAGGACACCCTCGTCTT of the Streptomyces sp. NBC_00287 genome contains:
- a CDS encoding jacalin-like lectin; translated protein: MRRVLGTLAAAALALTGIATTGAAPATAATSGSFDVLTYNIAGLPLGLGDSDPETNTPLIGQRLGPYDIVNVQEDFNYHASLYANDTHPYRTATSGGAAIGDGLNTLSDHSFEDFERVKWNNCTGTNCLTPKGFTLARVRIAEGVFVDLYNVHTNADSDDAALAARRANIEQLSDFIQANSSGNAVIVMGDTNTRYTRAGDNIRTLLSENGLKDPWVDLIKGGTAPAQGSDALVCDSAAPTNDCEVVDKVLYRGSDLMSLNATRYNNEWASFLRSDGKHLSDHFPHTVGFSYTLNSSLKASDFFGGPHGTAFNDADDLPATDSPRTLTLRGASRLDAVSLTHDGGTALTHGGTGGTATSLTLASGEHLTSVKLTQGQKDGRTRIFSAAFTTDKGRSLSAGTATSDAKTFTAPSGWQIVGFTGRSGAEIDKLGVLYAPIG